Proteins from one Myxococcales bacterium genomic window:
- a CDS encoding HAMP domain-containing histidine kinase gives MKPGLRLQILMLLGGLMVLAFVPLFFAVATYTRLTLQQVRETSARALGRAVASHVGEARSQRSVAQLSSLLDAEIGTEGVEAIGVYDASGEPVLRVGDPVAAVALGVRIDPRRELVAELTSSHGRALAVTVPDASGAVIAVVRTDDQSARAAPLVRLVGLYTGIVALSLLVIAYFALTRLIVRPLDQLSRAAERVAGGARRLDIPPRGPRELAELGVNLKTMTEKLLSEEEALRKKVDEVERATRRLEEAQNRLVRSERLASVGRLAAGLAHEIGNPIAALIGMQDLLLEGGLEPEEQRDFLQRMRRESERINSILRDLLQFARPGNKSDEVPSPGNVESAIYDTAALVAPQSSMRDVELAVDVFPDLPAVALTREHLVQVILNLVLNAADACGPGGKIALRALPAQGGVRLEVEDNGPGVAADVRSRLFEPFVTTKEVGKGTGLGLAVCRGLVESAGGSISLDEDFSAGARFVIDLPPGEAAPSTRPS, from the coding sequence GTGAAACCGGGGCTGAGACTCCAGATCTTGATGCTGCTCGGCGGGCTGATGGTCCTGGCGTTCGTCCCACTTTTTTTCGCCGTCGCCACCTACACGCGGCTGACACTTCAGCAAGTGCGCGAGACCAGCGCTCGCGCCCTCGGCCGTGCCGTCGCCAGCCATGTGGGAGAAGCGCGCAGCCAGCGCTCGGTCGCGCAGCTCTCGTCCCTCTTGGACGCCGAGATCGGCACCGAGGGCGTCGAGGCCATCGGTGTCTACGACGCTTCGGGGGAGCCGGTGCTGCGCGTCGGCGATCCGGTGGCGGCCGTCGCGCTGGGTGTGCGCATCGACCCGAGGCGCGAGCTGGTGGCCGAGCTGACGAGCAGCCACGGGCGCGCGCTGGCAGTGACCGTTCCGGACGCGAGCGGTGCAGTGATCGCCGTCGTCCGCACCGATGATCAGTCGGCTCGCGCCGCACCGCTGGTGCGCCTGGTCGGTCTGTACACCGGCATCGTCGCGCTCAGTCTGCTGGTCATCGCGTACTTTGCACTCACACGCCTGATCGTGAGACCCCTCGACCAGCTCTCGCGCGCGGCGGAGCGGGTCGCAGGCGGCGCGCGACGTCTGGACATTCCGCCCCGCGGACCACGCGAGCTCGCCGAGCTCGGCGTGAACCTGAAGACGATGACCGAGAAGCTGCTCTCCGAAGAGGAGGCGCTGCGGAAAAAGGTCGACGAGGTGGAGCGCGCGACCCGCCGGCTCGAGGAAGCGCAGAACCGCCTGGTGCGCTCCGAGCGCCTGGCCTCCGTCGGTCGCCTTGCCGCGGGTCTTGCGCACGAGATCGGCAACCCGATCGCCGCCCTGATCGGCATGCAGGACCTGCTGCTCGAAGGCGGGCTCGAACCGGAGGAGCAGCGCGATTTCCTGCAGCGCATGCGCCGCGAGAGCGAACGCATCAACAGCATCTTGCGCGACCTCTTGCAGTTCGCGCGCCCGGGAAACAAGAGCGACGAAGTGCCGAGCCCGGGCAATGTCGAGTCCGCGATCTACGACACGGCCGCCCTGGTGGCGCCGCAGAGCTCCATGCGCGACGTGGAGCTTGCGGTCGACGTCTTCCCGGATCTGCCCGCGGTGGCGCTGACGCGCGAACACCTGGTGCAGGTGATCTTGAATCTGGTGCTGAACGCTGCGGACGCCTGTGGACCGGGCGGAAAGATCGCGCTCCGAGCTCTGCCCGCACAAGGCGGTGTGCGCCTCGAGGTCGAGGACAACGGTCCGGGCGTCGCCGCCGACGTTCGCTCGCGCTTGTTCGAGCCCTTCGTCACCACCAAGGAGGTGGGGAAAGGTACGGGCCTCGGCCTCGCTGTGTGCCGTGGGCTGGTGGAGTCGGCCGGCGGCAGCATCAGCCTCGACGAGGACTTCAGCGCTGGCGCGCGTTTTGTCATCGATCTGCCACCCGGTGAAGCGGCGCCCTCGACCCGACCGAGCTGA